From Rhinolophus sinicus isolate RSC01 linkage group LG15, ASM3656204v1, whole genome shotgun sequence, the proteins below share one genomic window:
- the PLEKHH3 gene encoding pleckstrin homology domain-containing family H member 3 isoform X1 — protein MPLPGGLWWLLCCRRGFTLLHRDYGDGELSGDGDEDEDEETFELRTPSPAGGGREQRCSGDRNHGHPARRALILSLFPQGPLDVTLTQPVRSGPISDRLQSWEETRSLIPEKGPLEDDTDVVVKGWLYREPRGGGARPWLPPRRAWFVLTRDSLDQFSSSGKGARRLGSLVLTSLCSVIGPERRPKETGLWSVTVSGRKHSIRLCSPRQAEAERWGVALREVIASKAPLETPTQLLLRDIQESCGDPEAVALIYHRNPILRHTSGALYAPLLPLPYGVSAPGPGYAPLREEAVRLFLALQALEGARRPGPLMQGVLQTCRDLPALRDELFLQLAKQTSGPAGPPGLLATEDPAALRYWQLLTCMSCTFRPGRDVRGHLLGHLERTEQALPDSELAEYARFIRKALGRTRGRELVPSLAEIYALSRRQELLCTVHCPGAGACPVAIDSHTTAAEVARELVGRLGLARSRHAFALYEQRGTQERALAGGTLVADVLTRFENLAAEEAGPEDSSDSRWRLCLRLHGPLHPEGLSPDGHELPFLFEQAHALLLRGRPPPPDDALRALAALRLQSLHLDFSPRVPLPRLDHLLPPRAPPREDPTRSIPRPPPSAALLAGAIWSPGLAKRRAERARRGGAGRTAGSLAREGGGGTGTAAAVLGGWKRLRGMGRAEAMAAYLALAAQCPGFGAARYDVLELSTEPGGGAPQKLCLGLGAKAMSLSRPGETEPIHSVSYGHVAACQLMGPQTLALRVGESQLLLQSPQVEEIMQLVNAYLANPSPERPCSSPSPCQDLPDTSSPSQHPGLEEPQGQSGCFGQLQE, from the exons ATGCCTCTCCCCGGGGGATTGTGGTGGCTCCTCTGCTGCCGTCGAGGCTTTACTCTTCTTCATCGGGACTACGGGGACGGCGAGCTTAGCGGGGACGGggacgaggacgaggacgaggagaCCTTTGAGCTACGGACCCCGAGTCCAGCGGGCGGCGGGAGG GAGCAGCGCTGTTCTGGGGACAGAAACCACGGGCATCCCGCGAGGAGGGCTTTGATCCTGAGCTTGTTTCCCCAGGGTCCCCTGGACGTGACGCTGACTCAGCCTGTGAGAAGCGGACCTATCTCAGACAG gctgcagagctgggaggagaCGCGGAGCCTCATCCCGGAGAAGGGGCCACTGGAGGACGACACGGACGTCGTGGTGAAAG GTTGGCTGTATCGCGAGCCTCGCGGAGGAGGGGCGCGGCCCTGGTTGCCCCCACGCCGGGCCTGGTTTGTGCTCACCCGGGACTCCCTGGACCAGTTCAGCAGCAGCGGGAAAGGGGCGCGGCGCCTCGGGAGCCTTGTGCTCACCAGCCTCTGCTCTGTGATCGGCCCGGAGCGCAGGCCCAAGGAGACAG GTCTGTGGTCAGTGACCGTGTCTGGCCGGAAGCACAGCATCCGGCTCTGCTCTCCGCGTCAGGCTGAGGCAGAGCGCTGGGGGGTGGCCCTGCGCGAAGTGATCGCCTCCAAGGCGCCCCTGGAGACCCCCACCCAGCTGTTGCTCAGGGACATTCAG GAGAGTTGTGGGGACCCAGAAGCCGTGGCACTCATTTACCATCGGAACCCCATTCTGAGACATACCAGTGGGGCCTTGTATGCCCCACTCCTGCCCCTGCCCTATGGAGTCAGCGCCCCAG GTCCGGGCTACGCACCCTTGCGGGAGGAGGCGGTGAGGCTGTTCCTGGCGCTGCAGGCCCTGGAGGGGGCGCGGCGCCCAGGGCCCCTGATGCAGGGTGTACTCCAGACCTGCCGGGACCTGCCCGCGCTCCGCGACGAACTCTTCCTGCAGCTGGCTAAGCAGACCTCGGGCCCCGCGGGCCCCCCCGGGCTCCTGGCTACCGAAGACCCCGCGGCCCTACGGTACTGGCAGCTCCTTACCTGCATGAGCTGCACCTTCCGGCCTGGGAGAGATGTACGGGGGCACCTCCTGGGACATCTGGAGAG GACTGAGCAGGCGCTCCCGGACTCAGAACTGGCAGAATACGCACGCTTCATTCGCAAAGCCCTGGGCCGGACGCGCGGCCGAGAGCTGGTGCCCTCGCTGGCGGAGATTTATGCGCTGAGCCGTCGGCAAGAGCTGTTGTGCACCGTGCACTGTCCGGGGGCTGGTGCCTGCCCTGTGGCCATAGACTCCCATACGACGGCAGCAGAG gttGCTCGAGAGCTGGTGGGGCGACTGGGCTTGGCCCGGAGCCGCCACGCATTCGCGCTGTACGAGCAGCGAGGGACCCAGGAGCGAGCCCTGGCTGGGGGGACTCTCGTGGCCGACGTGCTCACCAGGTTTGAGAA TTTGGCAGCGGAAGAAGCCGGACCCGAGGACTCGTCCGATTCCAGGTGGAGACTGTGTCTGCGTCTTCACGGACCTCTGCACCCTGAGGGGCTGTCCCCAGACGGTCACGAACTGCCTTTCCTCTTTGAGCAG GCTCACGCTCTGCTGCTGCGCGGCCGACCGCCCCCGCCCGACGACGCGCTGCGCGCCCTGGCAGCGCTGCGCCTGCAGAGCTTGCATTTGGACTTCTCCCCGCGGGTGCCGCTGCCTCGCCTGGACCACTTGCTGCCGCCCCGTGCCCCGCCTCGTGAAGACCCTACTCGCTCGATTCCCAGGCCTCCCCCCTCTGCCGCCCTGCTGGCCGGGGCAATCTGGAGCCCCGGCCTGGCTAAGAGGAGAGCGGAGCGGGCCCGGCGCGGCGGGGCGGGCCGCACAGCGGGAAGCTTGGCCcgagagggaggaggtggcacAGGCACGGCGGCTGCTGTGCTGGGAGGCTGGAAGCGGCTACGGGGCATGGGCCGAGCTGAGGCCATGGCTGCCTACCTGGCTCTGGCGGCGCAGTGTCCAGGGTTCGGCGCTGCTCGGTATGACGTTCTGGAGCTGAGCACG GAGCCTGGTGGGGGCGCTCCACAGAAGCTATGCCTGGGCCTGGGAGCCAAGGCCATGTCCCTCTCCCGACCGGGTGAGACAGAGCCCATCCACAGTGTCAGCTATGGCCATGTGGCCGCCTGCCAGCTAATGGGCCCCCAGACCCTGGCATTGAGGGTGGGAGAGAGCCAGCTCCTCCTGCAGAGTCCCCAG GTGGAAGAGATCATGCAGCTGGTGAATGCCTACTTGGCCAACCCCTCCCCTGAGAGGCCCTGCAGCAGCCCTTCTCCATGCCAAGACCTGCCAGACACCTCCTCTCCCAGCCAGCACCCGGGCCTGGAGGAGCCCCAGGGACAGTCTGGCTGTTTTGGGCAGCTGCAGGAATGA